The Humulus lupulus chromosome 7, drHumLupu1.1, whole genome shotgun sequence region tTGCCAAGTAACtaaaataaacccacataataatgcggtttcacacatatatgcacatatatacaattatgcccataacaaaccaaattatcaaaattgtCATTACAATAAGaaacgggctcacatgcatatttaatatctctaaacatgcacaactagttaaattatcatacaactcacataatcacaatcaaatatatcaaataaacatataactttatatattgccatcctgaccccctaatcaaggccctaagccttattaggtaattttgggacgttacagataAACAACTTGTGTGGTTAGATGACATCCCGTCTTTTCTTAGGAATGCTTAGTTTTTTTAGGTTGTACGACTTTTTGATTATAATCAATGAAGTTATCattggccaaaaaaaaaaaaaaccaaacccATGGGAATTgacatacaaaaatatatttatgtttaaATTTGAAATTGCAAACAAGTGTTTACATATTATTATAGAGCCTATATTTTGTGGAGACtacaacaatttttttaaaaaatatcaatgaaaatacaaacaacatacaccacaacaaaatagaggttttatgactttaattgggagacattagaagtctacaatgtctcccaattggggagacgttgctgctagggtcattgtagatatatcccacgtctcccattgggagacgtgggaagtgactcacctctcccaatgggagacgtgggaagtccctaggagacatccaacgtctcccattgggagaggtgagtcacttcccacgtctcccacctctcccagtgggagacattgaaagtctcccacatttaaaaaaaataaatttataattaatattattttaatttgatttaataattaattaaattgaaattattttaatttaaattgaaatgattttaatctaaatttaaattgatttaataatcaattaaattgaaagaaaaaaatatatttgttagacatatacaataaatacaatatttgttagacatattcaaaatgaacaaatattgcattgtgtatgaagaaagagttaaaaaataaacaaaaaacctaccaacgaggtcggtaactttggattatcagcaacatatatgtcgcccattcttgtcgcaactcatcaatttgtgcctctgtatatgatgtgcttgttagctgcaagaaatataaagtaaaatatattaattaattatttgattacatttatagtttcaaaaataatttgtaaattttaattaataataccgttctcaagtaatgcccgggactcgcatgttcaatcaaatccttcaacatcctcattaagtagtatccacatgccacattgtccggttggtgtgaacactaattatttaaaaatatgagtaatttattattaaattgaaactttttaaaaaatgcatacatattattctacttaattattataaatgttcaaaaatttctgctgaagttacttacctgaggttgcttaatgcgtagagtatcagggatctcgacatcaggaagattcatagagaaaaaaagattgaaagcgctgacgatcactgatacaatctcctcacggttatttggctctgaattcaccggatcacaacaataaacatgatatgcatatggtgccaaaataagcaacatccaatgttcactgtataagaaaaacaaaaaaattatagctcaaatgttaaacaaagaaattattgatatgggtcggaaaaatgacaactttttaaatttacccatggttccaagggacaagcataacttgttcttttgattttacgtcattgcaacgtctgaacagattctgaacacgatcgtcgaatgaactcccttgagtggcgacgatattaggattgacaaataaaaacttattttggcgaccttgttgtaccacatatctgaaaatgaacctaatacaaaaatatgaaaaattgttatatgaatgaataaatcaaattagaaaattaaatgaacaaacttatttgtgagatatataccacaaaactttggcaggtactccttccttgacatcgtcaccatttcttttctttttccatcgtgactcaccacaagtaggacatgattttgcgtctgcaaaactatttcgatataatatgcaatcattaggacatgcatgcattttttcgtactgcatgcctaatgagcataacgtcttctttgcctcataaaatgaaattggaatttcattatcttcaggcaataactccttcaaaaaaccAAATAAATCAGTAATgtttttatcactccagccatgtttatcttttagattgtacaacctaagaagcgcagataattttgtaaatcttgtacaaccagggtaaattggtttctcggcatcattaaggagtgtctcaaacttatttgggtctactcctgatccataatgtgcatcgtcaatcatttcatctaatggatcccagttctcctccactatattcctcctcactccttttggtctacttggcagagttggagcaatcggatctatctccccatggtaataccaaattgtgtaactcttgtcgatcccattgaaatataagtgttctttaatctttttaagatccatctttttaacatttccacacttaagacatggacaataagtaaaatttgggtcttttacattttccgaacaaaaccttaagaacaaatcgactccgttcctatattccgcagataacctattcgctgacatccactgtttatccatatattctcctatgtctatggaaaagaaaagaaacaacactaaataagcacgtgataaagttgtatgtctatataaaactaattttttattatcctagataaaatcggacagcatttcccctataatagtgacctaaccatctgcatgtgtataacaaaacaaacaattcaaacaacataaaataagtttcttccttataggatgtctatattaaactaattatttattatcctagataaaatcgggcagcatttcccctataatagtaacctaaccatctgcatgtgaatagcaaaataaacaattcaaacagcatacaataagtttcttccttatagctccgcagcacacaaccaaatttctcagaacctacttcactaaaacacacaagttctcaaccttccgttatcatcgcagcacacaattttaatctcagaacctacttcactatggatgaatatttaagatattcaaactcctctaacatttgtttaataatattaaaagtagaagtaagagaatatatatgtacctcttgcaatcaataatccaaaagctagcaaaattacttcacttagtaatcaaattcgctattaaatccacaaaccaataaaattaaattaataaataataaataaaacatcactaaatatctagcaatatataacgtattattgtaattttagaaacttaattacctcaaatgtgtgattgatataggaattttgatgcaaaatactctctaaaatctcaccacaaaaatcacaacctatgaaattaaattaattaatatgttaaacattactaaacaaatatcactaaatatctaataatagtaaatgatattggtaaacaaataaaaaaaatcccaatgtgccactaattataacctcaacaaaaaatcaatataaaattacataacctaaaaacttaataatcaacaaaaacataaaaaatttcatatatttatattttataaattatttaataaatttattttaacataactatatatataacaaatagttacaatttaaaaaaaaattcaaatatacaaaaatatatctaaattttgaaataaaaaatgataaaaattttaaaaaatcatgaacatatatactctaatgaaatctatacaatgtgataggttaaattaaaaagaaactaaaaaatcataaatccctaaaaaacTTCTATGAAAAAACCAcaaaatcctacaatgtatataaaaaaatgcataaaaatgtaaaactaacacaaaatcatgtatattactcatcctaatacaaaacctatgattttttttcaaaataattaactaaaaatcaagaaaattaaaaaaaaacttaccttagaaccctaaaaacGCAGCCCCAATTCGGTTTCTCTCCTCTGTTTTTGCTCTCTGGTTCGTGTGTGTGAGGAAGAAGGCTGAAATTTTAGAGTAATATAAGAGggagtacatccaacgtctccaactgggagacgtgccacgtgtcccacgtctcccaacaggagacgttggatgtacccatgaacacttccccagcctatttccaacgtcttccaccatttttaatgtcttctaattgtagtcattaatataaacttttaatgtcttacaccattagacatttaaaacccctgataagtgtagggagtcattgtatattaaatttgttgtagtgatattttttatttttattttaataaaattgtaaACAATGAGTTACTGGGTAAAATATCTATGAGTTACTATATAATAAATAATGAGTTACACGTGAATAATACAATTTTACACTccaatattatatttattattctgACTTTTTTTTAATGacctatatataaataaataataagatgtTACTTAAAAGAAACAAAGTGATTATTAATTGTAAATTTAAGTATAAGTTTTAGGTATCCATTGctctattattataataattattaattatgcaTTAATGTGTCAAGTTCTTTCCTATCTCTTGTAAATATGGATGTCAATTTAATCTACCTTGCCTCTGAACACGTAAAATACCCACCTTAATGGGACGCGGGGCGGGGACATGAATCCCACTACGTTTACAttgtaattttaatttgttttttaaatataaatattattaaatatataatacaataactTATATGAAAATGTACAAATCTAATAGTAGAAtcttaatttttttgttattttatattaaaacgtattaattttttaaattattttatcaattaaaaaaatttattattttttaattaaataggtACTCGTTGGAAGTTGGAACCATTGGAGCCCCGACCCTGACACAAAGCGAGGGTGGGGGAGCCAACCCTTGCCCTACCCCATTTACATCACTACTTGCAAAACTAAGTTAAGTGAGAAAACATTAGActttaattaattgatttgaaataaatacacCTATGCATAGCCTAACCCCCATTCAACACTCTCCTTCACATAACATCAACCTATAAAAGCATATATTAagaattaaaaatatatacatatatattaaaattgtacGCCATTTATTGTAATTGTTTACAATAGAATAAATAGTCAATTTGTAGCTATGATAATCATATCCTAACATAAATTTTCCCTACATATATAACTAGGAAATCTAATGCGAGAAATATTCATTTCCATCCctactttttcttctttttcaatataataatttcaaaatttattcagaaaaaataatatattttttttagaaaaatgtaTACAAAAGTTTGTGTTTTCAAAAAAGATAATTTAGAatgtaaaatatttataaatatgaaaATTTTGATAACCAAATGCTAAAGTTGTTAAAAAGATACGAAGAGGATAAAAGAGaaatatagacaaaaaaattaataagatGAATAATATTAGTTACTAAATTAGAGTAATATTAGTAACCAATgactaaaatagaaaaataaatttgaaGCCTCATTAATGACAAACTAAAATCAATAAAAGAACTTTTTGGTTGGAAAAATTTCTACATCTAAATTACATTTTCTTTCAATCATAATTGTGATAAAGTcactctttaaaaaaaaaacttcaaaatATGCTTAAGATATAAAATAACAATAACTAATTGATAACACTAAAAATTAAAAGGGTGAAGCTATTGTACCAAAAAAATTTGGATgggaagagaaaaaaaatggttGTACATAAAAGCCTCACATAGAATAGTGgttgaaaaaaaaaagctaaaaaaaaGTTATTATCTATTTCTAAAAAAGGTGAGAAAGTaaagaaaatcaaagaaattTGTGTAAAAATCTACCGTGATGGACAGtgtaaaatattgaaaataaccaaagaaagaaaaaaaattatgatcTAATATTCCTAAAATATGAGAGAGTAGGGAAAGTGAAAGAAATCTAGCCACAAGTTTGTCATAAAATGAAATCTAAccaatatattattattgttattattattattatctaatttgAAACAATAAATAGACATTAGCTTGTCCTTAAACAATTTTGCaaactacaacatatttataTAGAATCAACTTCTTTTAGTTATgaggtaaaaatatatatatattttttatcaattatttgaataaacttcagaaaaagtttatttttaataGTGAGAGAAAAAGTTAGGAGTATGTAGAGTGTATATTTTTCGTGTGGGGATAAGTTTTCACAAAAATTCTTCATCTAAACGAAAAACGAAGTGGGGACATATATAAATTTTTGTCTTTAAATATTAAATGAGACAGGGAAGAGAATTATACTCATGTTTCGTACTTTTTCCTAAATGAGAATGACATTTCCAACCTAAATAAGATATCCCTTTCCATTAATTTATCGAAATTGCAAAATTATTGCTAAAGTATCTAATAAGGAGTTGCTACTCAAATCacatttgaaataaaataaaatgtagaAGACATACTTTATAATAAGTTgagaaatgtttttttttaagtaaatgtaattaaaaattaatCTCTGAAACTGACATTTCATGCAGTGTATTTGCATTACAAGTGGGTTTTTTTGAAATCGACAATCTAAGAATAAGATTATAGCAGTGAAATATAACAAAAAATGTGTATCAATTAGTGACAAAATCAAgcacgaatatatatatatatacacacacatatacacACGTTTACATAAtgtaaattttataaaatttgaccATTTACATATAAGGTTGACTTGAAAAGACGACAGCTACTAATGAATGAGATTCATCACTATGTATTCATGTAATTTCTTTTTAGCTACTGAATCACTGTCGTATTCACGTGTATATATGCATGCACATGACTTTTTTcgaggaaaaaaaagaaaaaagatataTAAAGCTTTAATAATGGTCAACACAGACACCAACAAAGACTTTGACTAATGTTAATGTTGTTAATAACAACCAAACCAAATTACTGTTTATAACTCCCTCCTTCCTTCTTTTTTTGACCCAAAAGCATACTATAATATTACCATATAtcttttttttggttgaatttgttgctattattattattattattattattattattattatgttgagGAGATACATAACCAAATATATCCATTACATATATTCTGGTTTAACTTCCATCTATGTAAATATAATAAAGATAATTGGTATATCTCCAAATTGAATGAAATTTATCTTGTAAAAATAATGAATGTataatatctcttttatatataaaaaatgttgataatggaaattttttgttttaacgatttgtttggttaattttaacataatattctaaatatttaacaaaatatacttttaatattaactaaaaatagatatttattaactatattaatttaaatttcaatattataaaatattatcatgataataatatatagttataattttttattaattatattaatataaatttaaatattataaaatattattattataatatataatacataatcttaatttttattaaaaaaatgatcatttgttttaaaaagttatcgtattatatatatatatataaaatcataataacaataatcttttaatttaatttttcatttaatatgtttatgtcatttttttatataataatattatttatttaaaatttatataataataatacaaatttaataaatataattaatacatTCTATAACCAAAACTAAACAAACTAACAAAcgtttgctatgtgatttgtatgtatatatatatagatggtgGTTTATAATCACAAAAAAATGTCAACAAACCTATATTTTAAGAAATTTATGAAGTGGAATCACTTAGAagattttctaaaattattttcaG contains the following coding sequences:
- the LOC133790155 gene encoding uncharacterized protein LOC133790155 produces the protein MLLILAPYAYHVYCCDPVNSEPNNREEIVSVIVSAFNLFFSMNLPDVEIPDTLRIKQPQCSHQPDNVACGYYLMRMLKDLIEHASPGHYLRTLTSTSYTEAQIDELRQEWATYMLLIIQSYRPRW